Within the Arthrobacter sp. UKPF54-2 genome, the region GCCGGTGGGCCCGCTGATGGTCACCGTGTTCGCTATCGGAGGCCTGGTGGCCCCGGCAGACAAACTCGGCACGGTGATGACGGCGCTGGCCAGCGGCATCGTCGCCGGCACCGCGTTGGGCTCGTCCGTGGCGGGCCGGCTCGCCCAGGACTTCGGCTATTCGGCCGCGTTCCTGGTGCCGGTCTGCGCCGCGGCGGCGCTGTTCCTGCTCGGTGCCGGTGCCGCCGTCGTCCTCCGGCGAGGCACGGCGGCGGCCCGCGCCTGACGCGGAGGCCCAGCAGGGCCACATAGAAGGCGCAGCGGACCATGGCAGGCGCCGGGACCGAGGGGTTTCAGGTCGCGGCGCCGAACTTCGGGGTGTGGACGGCGCCCAGGGTGATGTGAACGGCCTGCTGGTCGGTGTAGAAGTCGATGGACCGGTAGCCGCCCTCGTGGCCGAGGCCCGAGGCCTTGACCCCGCCGAACGGGGTGCGCAGGTCCCGGACGTTGTGGCTGTTGAGCCACACCATGCCCGCCTCGAGGTTCTGCGAGAAGGTGTGCGCCCGCGTCAGGTTGTTCGTCCAGACGTAGCCGGCCAGGCCGTAGCGGGTGTTGTTCGCGAGCGCGAGGGCTTCGTCGTCGGTGTCGAAGGGGGTGATGGCGACGACGGGGCCGAAGATCTCCTCCTGGAAGATCCGGGCGTCCGGGGCGACGTCGGCAAAGACCGTGGGGGCGATGTAGTTGCCGGTGGGCAGGGACTCCGGGCGGCCCCCACCGGCCAGCAGCCGGCCCTCGGACTTGCCGATCTCCACGTAGCGGGAGACCTTCTCGTAGTGCTCCGGGTGGACCAGGGCTCCGACCTCGGTCTTCGGATCATGCGGATCGCCGACGACGATGTTCTTCGCCCGGGCGGCGTACTTCTCACAGAACTCCTCGTACACGGCGCGTTCCACCAGGATCCGGGAGCCGGCGGTGCAGCGTTCGCCGTTGAGCGAGAACACGCCGAACAGGGTCGAGTCGATCGCGGCGTCGAGGTCGGCGTCGGCGAAGATGATCGCCGGGCTCTTGCCGCCAAGTTCCATCGAGAGGCCCTTGAGGTTCTCCGCGGCGTTGCGGAAGATCGTCTTGCCCGTGGTGGTTTCACCGGTGAAGGAGATCAGCGGCACGTCTGGGTGCTTGACCAGGGCGTCCCCGGCCTCCTCGCCCAGGCCGTTGACCAGGTTGAAGACACCGTCGGGCAGGCCGGCGTCCTTGAAGATCTTCGCCCAGAGCGAGGCGGAGAGCGGGGTGAATTCGGCAGGCTTGAGGACCACGGTGTTGCCGGTGGCCAGCGCCGGGGCGAGCTTCCAGGATTCGAGCATAAAGGGCGTGTTCCACGGGGTGATGAGGCCGGCGACGCCGATCGGCTTGCGGTTGACGTAGTTGATCTGGGCGCCGGGGACCTTCATGGCGTCGTCGAACTGGGCCACGATCAGGTCGGCGAAGAAGCGGAAGTTCTCGGCCGCGCGCAGCGCCTGGCCCTTGGCCTGGGTGATCGGCAGGCCGGTGTCGAAGGTTTCGAGCTGCGCGAGGCGGCTCTCCTGGGCCTCGACCGCGTCGGCGATCCTGTTCAGGACGCGGGCGCGTTCGCGCGGTTTCATCCGCGGCCACGGGCCCTCGGTAAAGGCCTTGCGCGCGGCGGCGACGGCGAGGTCGATGTCCTCTTTCTGGCCGGCGGCGGCGGTGGCGTAGGTCTCGTTGGAGACCGGGTCCAGGACGTCGAAGGTCTTGCCGCTGACGGAGTCGACGAATTCGCCGTTGATGTAGTGCCGGATCCGGGCGGGGAGGTCGTCCGGGATGTAGTGCTCGGCCATGGGGATCAATCCTTTGCTTCCGTGGTGAAGTGCTCGGGCGGGGCTTACTTTGCTTGTCAGGGCCTCGGCGGCCGGGGACGGTCCCGGCTCGGCGTCAGCCCAGCTGGGCCTCGATGCGCGCGGCACTCGCGGCCAGGGCGGCCGCAACCTCCGCGGGATCCTGCGCGTCTCGGATGTAGACCACCGCCAGGGCAGCCGGCCGACCGCCAGGTACGCTGACCGGCACGGCCAGCGAGGAAACCCCCGGGATGACTTCGTCGTGGCTGGCCGCGTAGCCGCGGCGGCGGGCCTCGGCGGCCTCGGGGCGGTAGGGAATGCCGGGGGCGAGGCTGTGCCATTCCCGCTCCGAGAGCGCCGACTGGATGGCGATGCCCGGGGCGCCCGCGCTGACCGGGTGCCGGGATCCGGGATGCTGGACCACGGCCGCCCCCGTACGGCGGGGATCGACGGTCACGAGTGTGACGCAGTCTTCGCGGTCCCAGACGGCCACAAAGGCGCTCATGTCCAGGGCGTTGGCCAGCTGGGTGAGCTCGGGGAGGGCCGCGGTCTGCAGGTTGCGGGCCACGCCGCGGGCGAGGACAGCCAGGCCGGGGCCGGGCTGGACCCGCCCGCCGTCGTCGCGGACCAGCAGTGAGTGGTCCTCGAGGGTGCGCAGGATGCGGTAGGCGACCGAGCGGTGGACCCCCATGGCATCTGCGAGCTCGGCGATGGTGAGCGGCTCCGGCGCGTCGGCGAGAATCTCCAGCGCCCGGATGCCTCGGGAGAGCGTCTGGGACGGGGAGGTCTGGGCGCTGCCGGCGGTCAGTGTCATGGGGTCCATCCTAGGGCGGGGCGGGGGGGCGCGGGGGCGGGTGTGCCGCGGCAGTCCCGCGGGTCTCTTGTGCCGGGGCTCACAGTCCAGTAGCGTTCTATATCGGAACTGTGTGTTCGATTATAGAACACAGATTGGGGGCGCACAACGTTTCGGGGCCAGTCGTCCCGGGGTCCGGGGCATCACGATTTGGGGACAAGGCGGCTTTTTTCCCCGGACTGTGTGCCTGATCACATGTTTCATAGTAAGATCACAGATACTAACTGACCGTTCGATCAGTAATTCAAGAGGCATTCAGTTATTCTCTTCGCACCCACCCCGGGCAGCACCTCTGCCCCCAGCAACGGAGTTCCAATGACCGCAACTTCAACCGTCGATTCAGAGGCGGGCCCCAGCAGCAAGCATGAGGAACGCAAGGTCCTCGCCGGGACGCTGGTCGGTACCACGATCGAGTGGTACGACTTCTTCATCTTCGCGCAGCTGACCGCAACGCTGCTCTCCCCGCTTTTCCTGGCGCCGCTGAACGCCTCCAACCCGGGCCTGGCGCAGATCCTGTCCTTCGCGCTGATCGGCATCAGCTTCCTGTTCCGCCCGCTCGGCGCCATCATCGCCGGCCACCTCGGCGACCGCCTGGGCCGCAAGGCGATGCTGGTCTTCACCCTGGTGATGATGGGTGCCGCGACCGCCCTGATCGGCTTGCTGCCGACCTACGCCCAGATCGGCGTCTGGGCCCCCGTCCTGCTGATCCTGCTGCGCATCATCCAGGGCTTTTCCGCCGGCGGTGAATGGGGCGGCGCTGCCCTGATGGCCGTGGAGCACGCTCCGATGAGCAAGCGCGGCCTGTTCGGCGCCTACCCGCAGATCGGCGTTCCGGTGGGCATGATCCTCGCGACGGGCCTGCTGTACTTCCTCAACACGTCCATGTCCAAGGAAGATTTTGCGTCCTGGGGCTGGCGGGTGCCGTTCCTGCTCTCCATCGTGCTGATTGTGGTCGGGTACCTGATCCGCCGCGCCGTGGCCGAGAGCCCGGTCTTCAAGGAAATGCAGGAGCGCAAAGAGGAAAGCAAGGCGCCCCTGGGCGAGCTGGTCCGCAAGCACAAGAAGGCCGTCCTCTACTCGACGATGATCTTCATCGGCAACAACGCCGCCGGTTACCTGCTGATCGCCTTCTTCATCTCCTACGCCACCAAGTCGCTGAAGATGCCCACCCCGCAGATCCTGCTGGCCACCACCCTGGCATCCTTCGGCTGGCTCATCTTCACCCTGGTCGGCGGCTGGCTCTCCGACAAGATCGGCCGGGTCAAGACCTTCCTGATCGGCTACGGCATCGTCTTCGCTTGGATGATCCCGATGTTCGCCCTGATCGACACCAAGGACATCGTGCTCTACGGCGTGGCCCTTTTCGTCCTGACCATCGGCCTGGGCCTGTCCTACGGCCCGATGTCCGCCATGTACGCCGAAATGTTCCCGGCGAACGTGCGCTACTCGGGCATCTCGATCGGCTACGCGTTCGGCGCCATCCTCGGCGGCGCTTTCGCGGCCACCATCGCGGAAGCCCTGCTGCAGGGCACCAAGTGGACCGGCTCGATCGGCATCTACATCATGATCCTCTGCGTGATCTCCGCCGTCGGCGTCGTCCTGGCCAAGGAAACCAAGGGCCGCCCGCTCGGCGTCAGCCGCCACCACTAGGAGCTGCTCCCCAGGGAGGCCACCACAAACACAGAAGAGGCACGGACCGCGGTCCGTGCCTCTTCTGTGTTTGTGACTGTGGGGTTTGTGCCAGTAATTCAGAGTCCCCGCGGCTCAGGCGCCCAGGAACTCGATGGCGCCCTGCTTGAAGGCGCGGCTGGTGATGGCATTGGTGTGGTTCCGGGCCGGCAGGATGAGCTGTTCCACCAGCGCCCCTGCTTTGGCGCCCAGCGCCGCGAGCTCGGGCATGGATTCGGCCCGCTCGTCCTTCTCGCCGGCCACCAGCAGCATCGGCATCGGCGGCACGGCCTCGGCGGGGTCGAACGGCTCGTCCTTGATCGCCTCCACCAGGGACAGCAGGGCAAAAATGTTGTTGCTCGGCAGCAGCTGCGCCATCTTGAGCAGCCCGGCGGTGGACGCGTCCGCGATCGGGGTGCCGTCGGCCAGGTACCGCTGCGCCGCCACGAGGTCGAAGTCCGCCAGCGGGTCCGCCACGTTGGGTCCGCCCAGGACCAGCCGGTGCACCAGCTCGTGCTGGGTGGCGCCGAATTCCCAGGCCAGCCGGGAACCCAGCGAGTAGCCGATGACGTCCAGCCCGCTGGCCGGGTCGCCGTCGCGCAGCGGGCGGGCGCCGGCGTCGAACGCGATCTGCAGCAGGTCCGCCCGGATCCGGCTGGGGGAGTAGGAGTCGCGGTCCTCGGGGGCGCCGCTGCGGCCGTGGCCCGGCAGATCCACCGTAATGACGCGGCGTCCGGCCTCGGTCAGGGCCGTGATCCAGCCGCTGTCCTCCCAGTTGAGCTTGGAGGAGGAGGAGAAGCCGTGCAGCAGCAGCACCGGGCGCAGGCCGGCGTCGTCCTTGGGATCATGCACCCCGACGTACAACTGGGGGTCCGTGCCCTCGACGGTGTGGGAATGCCGTTCGCCGGTGTGTCTGCCGCTCATGGTGTCAGTCCTCATCAAGTACGGCGCTCAGGCGGACCCGGCGCTTCGGTGCCTCTTCCTTCGGGACCGTGCCCACGATGCCGGCGGTGTTGTCCGGCACCTCGAACACGATCAGGGGCTCGCCGACGTTGATCTTGTCGCCGGGCCCGCCGTGGATACGCACTACCTTACCCGCCTGCGGGCTGGGCAATTCAACGGCCGACTTGGTGGTTTCGACCTCCACCAGGGGCTGGTTGCGCTCTACCTGGTCGCCCGGGGCGACCAGCCATTCCAGCAAGGTCGCCTCGATCAGGCCCTCGCCGAGATCCGGCAGCGGGAAGGAAATTTCAGCCACGTTTGTACTCCAATACTCGCTGGATGCCGAAGAGGATCCGGTCAATGTTCGGGATGTATTCGTCCTCAAGATCGCCCGAGGGGTACGGGACGTCGAAGCCGGTGACACGCTCCACGGGGGCGCGCAGCGTGTCGAAGCAGCTCTGCGTGATCAGCTGCGCCACCTCGGCGCCCAGACCGGAGGTCAGCGGCGCCTCATGGACGACGACGGCGCGGCGCGTCTTGCGCACGGACGCGGCCAGTGCGGCGGCGTCGATTGGCTTGAGCCAGCGCAGGTCCAGGACCTCGATGTCGATCCCGTCCTCGGCGGCGAGCTCGGCCACCTGGAGGCAGCGGGCCACCATCGCACCCCACGCCACCAGGGTCAGGTGCCGTCCCTCCCGCATGACCTTCGCTCCGGTGGGGGAGCCGCCGTCGGCGTCGTGCGTGGCGGGGTCCACTTCGCCCTTCTGCCAGTAGCGGGACTTCGGCTCCATAAAGATGACCGGGTCCGGCCGCGTGGCGGCGTACTTGAGCAGGTGGTAGGCCTCATGCGGGGTCGACGGCGAGACCACCTTCAGGCCAGGCACGTGGGCGAAGAGCGCCTCGAGGCTTTCGCCGTGGTGTTCGGGGGCGCGGATGCCGCCGAAGCTGGGCACCCGGAGGGTGATCGGCATCGGCAGGGTGCCGCGGCTGCGGTAGTTCATCCGGGCGATCTGGCAGACGATCTGGTTGATGGCCGGGTACGCGAAGCCGTCGAACTGGACCTCGGGGATGGGGTGGAAGCCGGCCATGGCCAGGCCCACGGACATGCCGAGGATGCCGGATTCCGCCAGCGGGGTGTCGAAGACGCGCTGCTCGCCGTGCTTGGCCTGCAGCCCGTCGGTGATCCGGAAGACCCCGCCGAGCCGGCCGCAGTCCTCGCCGAAGATGACGGCCTTGGGGTTATCCGCGAGGACCTCGTCGAGGGCCCGGTTGAGCGCCTGCTGCATGGACATCACGGTGGTGGCCGCGGGGGCAGTCGCCGCCGGCGAGGTTCGGCTTTCAATGGTCGGGTTAGACATGCTCGGACTCCTCGCGCCAGTTGGCGGCCTGGGCCTGCAGGGCAGGGGTGGTTTCCTGGAAGACCAGGTCAAACATTTCGGTGCCGGGCCGGGAGCCGAGGGCCTGGATGCCGTTGCGGATATGCTCCTCTTCGGCCTTGGCGGCGGCGAGGGCCTCGGCGAAGAAGGCCTCGTCGGCGATCCCGTCGGCGAGCAGCCGCTTGCGCAGGCGCTCCAGCGGATCCTCGCCGGCGCCGTCGCGCTCCTCGTCGAGGGAACGGTAGCGGCCGGGGTCATCGGAAGTGGAGTGCGGGCCACGGCGGTACGTCATCGCCTCGATCAGCACGGGACCGTTGCCGGCCCGGGCGTGCGCGAAGGCGCGGCGGGTGGCCTCGACGACGGCGACGACGTCGTCGCCGTCGATCTGCAGCGCCGGCATGCCGTACCCGGCGGCGCGGGCGGCGACGGAGCCGCCGGCGACCTGGCGTTCGGTGGGCACCGAGATGGCCCAGCCGTTGTTCTGGACGAAGAACACCACGGGCGCCTTCATTACGGCGGCAAAGTTCAGCGCCTCGTGGACGTCACCCTGCGAGGATGCGCCGTCGCCGAAGTAGGTCAGCGCGACGCCGGTGGTTCCGCCGTCGCTGTTCTCGAGGGTCTGGCCGTGGGCCCAGCCGACGGCGTGCAGTACGGACCCGGCCACCACGGCCTGGATCGGGGCAAGCCGGGATTCCAGCGGGTTGTAGAGGCCGCCGTGCCAGGTGGCCTTGTGGGTGGACATGTAGCCCACCATGTCCACGCCCATGGTCCGGGCGACGCCCATCTCGCGGTAGGTGGGGAAGACGAAGTCGCGGGTGGTGTCGACGGCGTAGCCGCTGCCCACCTGGGCCGCCTCCTGGCCGAGTTCCGGGGCGTAGCCGGGGATGATGCCCTGCCGCTGCCAGGCGATGGCCGAGGTGTCGAGGTGCCGGACGGCGACCATCAGGGTGTACAGCTCTCGGAGCTCGGCGGGGGTGAGCGGGCCGGCGTCGCCGCCGGAAACCGCGAGGGGGAGTGTGTCCATGCCTGTGACCCTAGTCACGGGCCCCGAGTTAGGCAATCAGCTCAGGAAATGCTGACCACTCTGTACAAAGCTACCCGCCCCCGGCTCCCCAGGCCTGGCAGTTTGTACAGTCTTTGCGGCGGGTCAGCTCGCTCGGCGGGCGTTGATCCGGGCGCCGATCCAGCAGGCGGCGGCGATACCGGCGATCAACGCCATGGTGCTGAAGAGCTGCTTGCTGCTCTCCGGGCTGCTGAAGCCGACGGCAAAGATCAGGGCCAGGAGCACCAGGCCAAAGATGGTCAGCCCGGGGAAGCCCTTCATCCGCAGCGGCAGCGCGGTGCCGGCGCGGTCGGCCCGGCGCCGGAGGATCAGCTGGGATACGAGCGCCGAGCCCCACACCACGAGGCAGGTCGAGCCCACCAGCTGGAACAGGGCCGGCAGGATCTGTTCTGGGAACAGCAGTTCCAGCACAGCGGCCAGAAAGCCGAACGCCACCGATATGCCGACGGCGATCACCGGAACGCGGGCCGCATTCAGCCGCGACAGGAAGAGCGGGGCTTCGCCGCGCTCGGACAGGGAATAGGCCATCCGGGAGGCGC harbors:
- the hpaE gene encoding 5-carboxymethyl-2-hydroxymuconate semialdehyde dehydrogenase; this encodes MAEHYIPDDLPARIRHYINGEFVDSVSGKTFDVLDPVSNETYATAAAGQKEDIDLAVAAARKAFTEGPWPRMKPRERARVLNRIADAVEAQESRLAQLETFDTGLPITQAKGQALRAAENFRFFADLIVAQFDDAMKVPGAQINYVNRKPIGVAGLITPWNTPFMLESWKLAPALATGNTVVLKPAEFTPLSASLWAKIFKDAGLPDGVFNLVNGLGEEAGDALVKHPDVPLISFTGETTTGKTIFRNAAENLKGLSMELGGKSPAIIFADADLDAAIDSTLFGVFSLNGERCTAGSRILVERAVYEEFCEKYAARAKNIVVGDPHDPKTEVGALVHPEHYEKVSRYVEIGKSEGRLLAGGGRPESLPTGNYIAPTVFADVAPDARIFQEEIFGPVVAITPFDTDDEALALANNTRYGLAGYVWTNNLTRAHTFSQNLEAGMVWLNSHNVRDLRTPFGGVKASGLGHEGGYRSIDFYTDQQAVHITLGAVHTPKFGAAT
- a CDS encoding IclR family transcriptional regulator, producing MTLTAGSAQTSPSQTLSRGIRALEILADAPEPLTIAELADAMGVHRSVAYRILRTLEDHSLLVRDDGGRVQPGPGLAVLARGVARNLQTAALPELTQLANALDMSAFVAVWDREDCVTLVTVDPRRTGAAVVQHPGSRHPVSAGAPGIAIQSALSEREWHSLAPGIPYRPEAAEARRRGYAASHDEVIPGVSSLAVPVSVPGGRPAALAVVYIRDAQDPAEVAAALAASAARIEAQLG
- a CDS encoding MFS transporter, coding for MTATSTVDSEAGPSSKHEERKVLAGTLVGTTIEWYDFFIFAQLTATLLSPLFLAPLNASNPGLAQILSFALIGISFLFRPLGAIIAGHLGDRLGRKAMLVFTLVMMGAATALIGLLPTYAQIGVWAPVLLILLRIIQGFSAGGEWGGAALMAVEHAPMSKRGLFGAYPQIGVPVGMILATGLLYFLNTSMSKEDFASWGWRVPFLLSIVLIVVGYLIRRAVAESPVFKEMQERKEESKAPLGELVRKHKKAVLYSTMIFIGNNAAGYLLIAFFISYATKSLKMPTPQILLATTLASFGWLIFTLVGGWLSDKIGRVKTFLIGYGIVFAWMIPMFALIDTKDIVLYGVALFVLTIGLGLSYGPMSAMYAEMFPANVRYSGISIGYAFGAILGGAFAATIAEALLQGTKWTGSIGIYIMILCVISAVGVVLAKETKGRPLGVSRHH
- a CDS encoding alpha/beta fold hydrolase: MSGRHTGERHSHTVEGTDPQLYVGVHDPKDDAGLRPVLLLHGFSSSSKLNWEDSGWITALTEAGRRVITVDLPGHGRSGAPEDRDSYSPSRIRADLLQIAFDAGARPLRDGDPASGLDVIGYSLGSRLAWEFGATQHELVHRLVLGGPNVADPLADFDLVAAQRYLADGTPIADASTAGLLKMAQLLPSNNIFALLSLVEAIKDEPFDPAEAVPPMPMLLVAGEKDERAESMPELAALGAKAGALVEQLILPARNHTNAITSRAFKQGAIEFLGA
- a CDS encoding biotin/lipoyl-containing protein is translated as MAEISFPLPDLGEGLIEATLLEWLVAPGDQVERNQPLVEVETTKSAVELPSPQAGKVVRIHGGPGDKINVGEPLIVFEVPDNTAGIVGTVPKEEAPKRRVRLSAVLDED
- a CDS encoding alpha-ketoacid dehydrogenase subunit beta encodes the protein MSNPTIESRTSPAATAPAATTVMSMQQALNRALDEVLADNPKAVIFGEDCGRLGGVFRITDGLQAKHGEQRVFDTPLAESGILGMSVGLAMAGFHPIPEVQFDGFAYPAINQIVCQIARMNYRSRGTLPMPITLRVPSFGGIRAPEHHGESLEALFAHVPGLKVVSPSTPHEAYHLLKYAATRPDPVIFMEPKSRYWQKGEVDPATHDADGGSPTGAKVMREGRHLTLVAWGAMVARCLQVAELAAEDGIDIEVLDLRWLKPIDAAALAASVRKTRRAVVVHEAPLTSGLGAEVAQLITQSCFDTLRAPVERVTGFDVPYPSGDLEDEYIPNIDRILFGIQRVLEYKRG
- a CDS encoding thiamine pyrophosphate-dependent enzyme; the encoded protein is MDTLPLAVSGGDAGPLTPAELRELYTLMVAVRHLDTSAIAWQRQGIIPGYAPELGQEAAQVGSGYAVDTTRDFVFPTYREMGVARTMGVDMVGYMSTHKATWHGGLYNPLESRLAPIQAVVAGSVLHAVGWAHGQTLENSDGGTTGVALTYFGDGASSQGDVHEALNFAAVMKAPVVFFVQNNGWAISVPTERQVAGGSVAARAAGYGMPALQIDGDDVVAVVEATRRAFAHARAGNGPVLIEAMTYRRGPHSTSDDPGRYRSLDEERDGAGEDPLERLRKRLLADGIADEAFFAEALAAAKAEEEHIRNGIQALGSRPGTEMFDLVFQETTPALQAQAANWREESEHV